The following are from one region of the Mangifera indica cultivar Alphonso chromosome 14, CATAS_Mindica_2.1, whole genome shotgun sequence genome:
- the LOC123195705 gene encoding 60S ribosomal protein L38, which produces MPKQIHEIKDFLLTARRKDARSVKIKRSKDVVKFKVRCSKYLYTLCVFDSEKADKLKQSLPPGLSVQDL; this is translated from the exons ATG CCTAAGCAAATCCACGAGATCAAGGATTTCCTTCTCACTGCCAGAAGGAAGGATGCTCGATCTGTGAAAATCAAGAGGAGCAAAGATGTTGTCAAGTTCAAGGTCCGCTGCTCTAAGTACCTCTACACCCTTTGTGTGTTTGATTCAGAGAAGGCCGACAAGTTGAAGCAGTCTCTTCCCCCAG GTTTGAGCGTTCAAGACCTGTGA
- the LOC123196045 gene encoding protein SHORT-ROOT-like, with protein MDITLFTSSKGPQFSHTFFSPNNNGDHIALDMHSNANQQHSHTSTSRSSVDSAGGVAGCAGEPYGDTTGNKWASKLLKECARAISDKDSSKIHHLLWMLNELASPYGDCDQKLASYFLQALFCKATESGQRCYKTLTSVAEKSHSFDSARKLILKFQEVSPWTTFGHVASNGAILEALEGETKLHIIDISNTLCTQWPTLLEALATRNDETPHLKLTVVVTASLVRSVMKEIGQRMEKFARLMGVPFEFNVISGINHIGELTKETLGVKDDESIAVNCIGAMRRVTIEERERVIQMFYSLGAKIVTIVEEEADFTSTRYDFVKCFEECLRFYTLYFEMLEESFTATSNERLMLERECSRSIVRVLACEEDEISANNYGEECERRERGRQWSDKFKANNFSPSGFSDDVVDDVKALLKRYKAGWALETLPQEQQQGGDNINNNNNNNHHENAGIYLTWKEEPVVWASAWKP; from the coding sequence ATGGACATAACCCTCTTCACTTCTTCTAAAGGACCTCAATTCTCCCATACCTTCTTCTCTCCCAATAATAATGGTGATCACATAGCCTTAGACATGCACAGCAACGCTAATCAACAACATAGCCATACTTCCACCAGTCGTTCATCTGTTGACTCAGCAGGCGGTGTCGCTGGATGTGCCGGCGAGCCCTATGGCGACACCACAGGTAACAAATGGGCGTCAAAGCTTCTTAAAGAATGTGCTAGAGCCATCTCCGACAAAGACTCTAGCAAAATTCATCACCTTCTATGGATGTTAAACGAGCTTGCTTCACCCTATGGAGATTGTGATCAGAAATTAGCTTCTTACTTCCTCCAAGCCCTCTTTTGCAAGGCGACGGAATCAGGTCAACGTTGCTACAAAACCCTAACGTCCGTTGCCGAAAAGAGTCACTCCTTTGACTCTGCCCGCAAATTGATCCTCAAGTTTCAGGAGGTAAGTCCATGGACAACGTTCGGCCACGTTGCCTCCAACGGTGCAATTTTAGAGGCCTTGGAAGGAGAAACGAAACTTCACATAATCGATATCAGTAACACGTTGTGCACTCAATGGCCGACGTTGCTGGAAGCTTTAGCCACGAGAAACGACGAGACTCCTCACCTGAAACTCACCGTTGTGGTGACTGCAAGCCTCGTGCGATCAGTGATGAAAGAGATTGGACAAAGAATGGAGAAGTTCGCTCGTCTAATGGGCGTCCCCTTCGAGTTTAATGTCATAAGTGGGATAAATCATATAGGAGAGTTAACAAAGGAAACATTAGGCGTCAAAGACGATGAATCCATTGCTGTGAATTGCATCGGCGCGATGAGGAGAGTCACCATAGAGGAAAGAGAACGCGTAATCCAAATGTTTTATTCACTTGGAGCCAAAATTGTAACAATTGTCGAAGAAGAAGCTGATTTCACAAGCACAAGATATGATTTCGTCAAGTGTTTTGAAGAATGCCTCAGATTCTACACATTGTACTTTGAGATGCTGGAAGAGAGCTTCACGGCGACGAGCAACGAAAGACTGATGCTAGAGAGGGAATGTTCAAGGAGCATAGTAAGGGTTTTGGCGTGCGAAGAAGACGAAATCTCTGCAAATAATTACGGAGAAGAatgtgaaagaagagaaagaggaagGCAATGGAGTGATAAATTCAAGGCGAATAATTTTTCCCCATCTGGGTTCAGTGACGATGTTGTGGATGATGTGAAGGCATTATTGAAGAGATACAAAGCGGGATGGGCATTGGAAACGTTACCACAAGAACAACAACAAGGTGgagataatatcaataataataataataataatcaccATGAAAATGCAGGGATTTATTTGACATGGAAGGAGGAACCAGTGGTGTGGGCATCAGCATGGAAACCCTAA